Below is a genomic region from Equus quagga isolate Etosha38 chromosome 17, UCLA_HA_Equagga_1.0, whole genome shotgun sequence.
AGAAACATGCATCAAGGAAACCAAACCACCATCTCTGAATTCCTCCTCCTGGGACTCTCCAACCAAcctgagcagcagcagctcctctttGTGCTTTTTCTAGGTATGTACCTGGTAACTGTGGCTGGGAATGGGCTCATCATTCTGGCCATTGGCTTGGATTCTTACCTTCACACCCCCGTGTATCTTTTCCTTGCCAATCTATCCTTTGCCGATATTTCATCCATTTCTACTTCAGTCCCCAAAATGCTGATGAATATTCATACCAACAGTCAGTCCATCTCCTATGAGAGCTGCATCACACAGATGTACTTTTCTATTGTGTTTGTCAACATTGACAATTTCCTCTTGGGAGTCATGGCATATGACCGTTTTGTGGCCATCTGCCACCCTCTGAACTATTTGACCATCATGCAACTCAGGTTCTGCCTTTTTCTCACAGTCGTTCCATGGGTCCTCAGTAATATTGTTGCCCTGACACACACCCTTCTGCTCCTTCAACTGATCTTCTGTGACAGCAGTACTCTCCCACACTTCTTCTGTGACTTGGCCCTTCTTCTCAAACTGTCCTGCTCAGACACAATGATAAATGAGCTTGTATTGTTCTTCGTGGGCCTATTAGTCATCAccttccccatttccctcatctTCTTCTCCTACATCTGCATTATCAGAGCTGTCCTGAGAATTTCATCCACAGAGGGAAAGTGGAAAGCGTTCTCCACCTGTGGCTCTCACTTGACAGTTGTATTGCTCTTCTATGGGACTATTGTAGGGGTTTACTTTTTCCCTTCATCCATGCTCCCTGATGACAGAGATAAGATTGGCGCAGTACTATTCACTGTGGTAACACCCATGGTAAACCCtttcatctacagcctgagaaaCAAGGACATGAAAGGTGCCCTGAGAAAGCTCATCAATAGGAAGAGCTTTCTCCTTCTTATGCCCTGGGCATCTACATTTCTTTCATCCCAATAACCAGATGGGTGACTCTGCCTAGAGTTTGTGGCATAGTTGTGATGTTTCAGCTTTTGATTAATTTTCAGAAATCTGCCTCCTATTCCAACCTCTGAGAAGCTGAGGCTTTTGCACATACCTCTGGTCTGGGAAACAAGAACTCTAACCCCCATACTAAGTCACAACAATAACTCACATCTTTATAGCCTACATTACTACAAATTTTGATGCAAATTGATTATAACTTAGACAGTAATAAGTGCATGTTTTACCTACAGTCCAGCTTTTGCAGGTTTGAAGACAGGTTTTCATTGAATCTAATTTACCTAGGTCAGATTTTCTCAAAGTTTGTTTTGCCAAGGTACTATTCAGTGAGATGTTTAATAGTTGTAA
It encodes:
- the LOC124229065 gene encoding olfactory receptor 1S1-like, translating into MCSFLQISRNMHQGNQTTISEFLLLGLSNQPEQQQLLFVLFLGMYLVTVAGNGLIILAIGLDSYLHTPVYLFLANLSFADISSISTSVPKMLMNIHTNSQSISYESCITQMYFSIVFVNIDNFLLGVMAYDRFVAICHPLNYLTIMQLRFCLFLTVVPWVLSNIVALTHTLLLLQLIFCDSSTLPHFFCDLALLLKLSCSDTMINELVLFFVGLLVITFPISLIFFSYICIIRAVLRISSTEGKWKAFSTCGSHLTVVLLFYGTIVGVYFFPSSMLPDDRDKIGAVLFTVVTPMVNPFIYSLRNKDMKGALRKLINRKSFLLLMPWASTFLSSQ